The following proteins are co-located in the Carassius auratus strain Wakin chromosome 7, ASM336829v1, whole genome shotgun sequence genome:
- the frem1a gene encoding FRAS1-related extracellular matrix protein 1a, giving the protein MTAKHRIYLSFLLLGLFQQTQGSLVKTNLGLKVKRGQSVFLQEEDLQFHIRRAKDACKLEVVLNEPITQRVGTLTPQVFDCHFLADEVKYTHNGCPILKEDTVKLRLYRFTETETYSELFSLRVEIMEPDCNVIKFGSQNLEVPEFYGLSNVLDGNVVSFHYEHRHNIECTVRVTTLETHLPVHGQLVTGEPEEPDGPRGDEPDSFVSLRRQLDNKARAHCKSDECLKGLKLLKITKVPCNDFLTMGIRYHHIDPPSPDIDYIAIRLDLTDTRSRSIIQSEQVWIPVTIKDAMPNQPPKPAFMSMFILEVDQFILTPISTATLDAEDDETPKQRLVFNITKAPSEGFITHLSDHTKPITSFTWTDLNDMMVSYQPPNSSHTQRRNYEVEFEVHDFYFEKSQPVIVHVSIRTADTNAPRVSWNMGLSLLEGQSRPITWDQFQIVDNDNLSAVKIITVDGLQHGRLTVRGGKGFMFTVKDIKDGAVRYHHDDSDTTKDYIVFRITDGLHQTRHKFPINILPKDDSPPFLITNMVLELSEGQTALLRGSILQACDLDSSDDYIMFNITRSPEAGEIMKMPGPGITGYPVTRFLQKDLFHSIIYYQHSGGEVFDDSFEVVLSDFHDPPNLSEPQVVVIEIQPVPDQPPREAPGVTRHLVLNETDVIYLTKQQLHFVDLESPDSELTYTVTTPPFYSTTYSGSDAGRLFLVDSIPKFTKDPNAPMLRLFTQHAVNFMKVAYMPPILDIGPFPQHIQFVLSVTNQQGSTTAGICFNITVLPEDNLAPEVRVKPLMVDEGGESWVSEDHMRLSDQDSLQDSLHVELKTGPQHGSIYLDGTAMSPGQTFTVRDLKSLKVRYRHDSSETEHDNIKFIATDGINTADFVLHVKVTLVNDEVPVLVPGLKPVLVCAEGQEVLITIEYICATDPDSEDSTLMYMIARQPYHGVVQRNGIIVDRFIQADVTAGFISYRHTGQEIGLQPRHDVVTFVISDGESGPVPSCCSNRAPVFNAQPPEVQNALPVYDLNITVYPVNNQPPAIAVGEVFMVDEGGSASITVTHLRVEDQDSAPEDLNLILVTPPQFGYIENVLPSPGFEKSNMGISITSFTYRDVLNGHINYVQSRHQRMEPTSDQLMLHVSDGKQQSSSVPFYIIIHPTNDEIPEFLARNFTVREGDMKELDSSVISAVDLDVPRERLMFSIVQQPQHGSIMSVPHGNDVTLHKRGSETPVEHFTIDDLRNGMTLMYVHDDSESEQDGFIVQLSDGKHQLQKHVRVKVLPVNDEEPQIIRNSGIEMEAGESSLISSAVLSAHDKDTPSSDIIYVFESVPNHGVIQMKVGTDWVSVSAGMNCSQQVLEMNLLRYLHTGHPGAGAADFFVFHVFDGKNRSPAQHFHITVKELEKGEIALLVKPVRTSRGERVILTTDVLLAVDGTDKPEELLYVISVPPAHGHVEYIKHSGVQIQSFSQLDVAANLVCYVHDNRATSPKETLRFVVSNGISTRNGTLEIVVEMTDKVLPTLVRNTGLRVPQGSSMTLSPDALFLSDPDSPHTALSFSVLQPPQYGLLLLKGRPLLAGSNFTQQNIQDLDVTYKHTGGASQIDRFRFTASDSTERGFLLDGKVHTEPIFFTLQIEALDCAAPQIAVLETLWKVELLKDGRYGIFISSRELKAQDLNSADADLIYHILRVPYFGYLENYTSGEFVRQRFSQKDLNRRNIVYIINSALDALTDSLEFTVSDALGNTGASHKLEFSWASVQLTRTEYVICESQGSVSLTIQRKGNVQDSSYVTVQVKELTASAGKDFIPASSLIQFDPGVVSRVWKVEIVQDSLEEADEKFEVNLVSPVGAALKDNSQATIFIKDTNGQCRESRFRADTGLQGREVDSGPYPPHGSIQVETLPFSQSYIRGDGDIIAQAPTATKKRLRVTGNGKVVQPSEIVRHGSDIIYKYHGIVSMAVEEDRADSGSDRKTQVTSWGQQRPPHARTVPHTNTRAAAQPVVTQPSTKPCTPELTGFLHYNDSSAQLLRCNGDSWRPWTPNNETVKAQKCPPGWTYHNDYCYILSAERKATWSAAARACRESYDGHLVSVLSKGVMGWLWDFSDRKPFWIGLNDRDSKGRWEWVGGEPVTYTNWRQTPPKNRKKGTRRCVLVWRKTKWQIRDCKKGKGHRYVCHIKM; this is encoded by the exons ATAATAAAGCCAGAGCTCATTGTAAGAGTGACGAGTGTCTAAAAGGTCTTAAACTGCTGAAGATCACCAAAGTACCATGCAATGATTTCCTAACGATGGGCATCCGTTACCACCACATCGACCCTCCGTCTCCAGACATAGACTACATCGCCATTAGACTGGACCTCACAGACACCCGCAGCAGAAGCATCATCCAG TCGGAGCAGGTCTGGATCCCAGTAACCATTAAGGATGCAATGCCCAATCAGCCGCCCAAGCCTGCTTTCATGTCCATGTTCATCTTAGAGGTGGATCAGTTCATCCTGACTCCTATCTCAACGGCAACGCTGGACGCAGAGGATGATGAGACGCCCAAACAGCGGCTGGTGTTCAACATCACTAAAGCCCCTAGCGAGGGCTTCATCACTCACCTGTCTGACCACACCAAACCCATCACCTCCTTCACCTGGACGGATCTCAACGACATGATGGTCAGCTACCAGCCTCCGAACTCCAGCCACACACAGCGCAGGAACTATGAG GTGGAGTTTGAAGTGCATGATTTCTACTTTGAGAAAAGCCAGCCTGTGATTGTTCACGTGTCAATCAGGACAGCTGATACCAATGCGCCACGAGTATCATGGAACATGG GCCTCAGTCTGCTGGAAGGTCAGTCTCGTCCAATCACATGGGATCAGTTTCAGATTGTGGATAATGACAACCTGAGTGCAGTGAAGATCATCACTGTGGACGGCCTGCAGCACGGGAGACTAACGGTTAGAG GTGGAAAAGGTTTCATGTTCACTGTGAAGGATATAAAGGACGGCGCGGTTCGCTACCACCACGATGACAGCGACACGACTAAAGATTACATCGTCTTCCGCATTACTGATGGCTTGCATCAAACCAGACACAAGTTTCCCATCAACATCCTGCCCAAAGATGACAGCCCCCCCTTCCTCATTACCAATATGGTGCTGGAGCTGTCTGAGGGCCAGACGGCTCTTCTGAGAGGATCTATCTTGCAAGCCTGTGATTTGGACTCTAGTGATGACTACATCATGTTCAACATCACCAGATCTCCAGAAGCAGGCGAGATCATGAAGATGCCTGGTCCTGGCATCACAG GATATCCAGTGACCCGTTTTCTTCAGAAGGACCTCTTCCACTCCATCATCTACTATCAACATTCAGGCGGTGAGGTGTTTGATGACTCTTTTGAGGTGGTGCTCTCTGACTTTCATGACCCTCCCAATCTCTCAGAGCCTCAG GTGGTTGTGATAGAGATCCAGCCAGTCCCTGATCAGCCTCCACGGGAAGCCCCGGGTGTGACCAGGCACTTGGTGCTCAATGAGACAGATGTCATCTACTTGACCAAGCAGCAGCTGCACTTTGTGGATCTGGAGTCTCCAGATAGTGAGCTCACGTACACCGTCACCACCCCTCCTTTCTACAGCACCACCTATAG tGGCTCTGATGCAGGAAGGTTGTTTCTGGTTGATAGCATCCCAAAATTTACCAAGGACCCAAATGCTCCAATGCTGAGACTTTTCACTCAG CATGCGGTCAACTTCATGAAGGTTGCTTACATGCCCCCCATCCTGGACATTGGACCGTTCCCTCAGCACATCCAGTTTGTCCTGTCAGTGACCAATCAGCAAGGCAGCACGACCGCTGGAATCTGCTTCAACATCACGGTTCTGCCGGAGGATAACCTGGCACCAGAG GTGCGTGTGAAGCCACTGATGGTGgatgaaggtggagagagctggGTGAGTGAAGACCACATGCGTCTGTCAGACCAGGACTCTCTACAGGACTCTCTGCACGTGGAGCTGAAGACCGGACCCCAGCATGGCAGCATTTACCTGGACGGCACAGCCATGAGTCCAGGCCAGACTTTCACAGTCAGGGATCTGAAAAGCCTAAAAGTTAG ATATCGCCACGACAGTTCTGAGACAGAACATGATAATATTAAGTTCATTGCCACGGATGGGATAAATACTGCTGACTTTGTACTACATGTCAAG GTGACACTAGTCAACGATGAGGTGCCAGTCCTCGTGCCAGGATTGAAGCCCGTTTTAGTCTGTGCCGAGGGACAGGAAGTGCTGATCACCATAGAGTACATCTGTGCCACTGATCCTGACAGTGAAGACAGCACACTGATGTATATGATCGCCCGACAACCATATCACGGGGTGGTTCAAAGAAACGGCATCATCGTGGACCGCTTCATTCAAGCGGATGTAACGGCAGGCTTCATTTCCTACAGACACACAG GACAAGAGATTGGGCTGCAGCCACGTCATGACGTCGTTACGTTTGTGATCTCTGATGGAGAATCAGGGCCAGTTCCTTCCTGTTGCAGTAACAGAGCCCCTGTATTCAACGCACAGCCACCTGAAGTACAGAACGCCCTGCCTGTCTACGACCTTAATATCACCGTTTATCCCGTGAACAACCAACCACCAGCTATAGCTGTCG GAGAGGTGTTTATGGTGGATGAGGGAGGGTCAGCCTCCATCACGGTCACCCATCTGAGAGTTGAAGACCAGGACTCTGCTCCAGAGGACCTTAACCTCATTCTGGTCACTCCGCCACAGTTTGGATACATAGAAAACGTCCTGCCCAGTCCAGGATTTGAGAAGAGCAACATGGGCATCAGTATCA CCTCTTTCACTTACAGGGACGTGTTGAATGGACACATTAACTATGTCCAGTCTAGACACCAGAGGATGGAGCCCACCAGCGACCAGCTCATGCTGCATGTGTCCGACGGGAAACAGCAGTCCTCTTCAGTCCCGTTTTACATCATCATCCATCCAACCAATGACGAGATTCCAGAATTCCTGGCCAGAAACTTCACG GTTCGGGAGGGAGACATGAAAGAGCTGGACTCATCTGTAATCAGTGCGGTGGACCTTGACGTTCCCAGAGAGCGTTTAATGTTCAGCATCGTCCAGCAGCCTCAGCACGGCTCCATCATGAGCGTGCCACACGGCAATGATGTCACACTTCACAAGCGTGGATCTGAGACCCCTGTGGAGCACTTCACCATAGACGACCTCAGGAACG GCATGACTCTGATGTACGTGCACGATGACTCTGAGAGTGAGCAGGATGGATTTATTGTTCAGCTCTCCGATGGGAAACACCAGCTCCAGAAACACGTGCGAGTCAAAGTACTGCCTGTCAATGATGAGGAACCGCAGATTATACG GAACAGTGGGATTGAGATGGAGGCTGGGGAGTCCAGCCTGATCTCCAGTGCTGTGCTCAGCGCTCACGACAAAGACACTCCGTCCTCGGACATCATCTATGTGTTCGAGAGCGTCCCGAATCATGGTGTCATTCAGATGAAG GTGGGCACAGACTGGGTGTCTGTATCAGCAGGGATGAACTGCTCTCAGCAGGTTTTGGAGATGAACCTGTTGCGTTACCTTCACACCGGTCATCCCGGAGCCGGCGCTGCTGACTTCTTTGTCTTCCATGTGTTCGACGGCAAGAACCGCTCTCCTGCGCAGCACTTCCACATCACGGTCAAAGAGCTGGAGAAAG GAGAAATAGCATTGTTGGTGAAGCCCGTGAGGACGAGTCGTGGGGAGCGTGTGATCCTCACCACAGATGTCTTGCTGGCTGTAGACGGCACTGACAAGCCGGAGGAGCTTCTGTACGTCATCAGCGTACCTCCAGCACATGGACACGTGGAGTACATCAAACACAGCGGGGTGCAGATCCAGTCGTTCAGTCAGCTGGACGTAGCAGCAAACCTGGTGTGTTACGTACATGACAACAGAGCCACTTCACCTAAAGAGACCCTGCG GTTTGTGGTCAGCAATGGCATATCAACCCGCAACGGGACCCTGGAGATCGTAGTGGAGATGACTGATAAGGTTCTGCCCACACTAGTGCGTAACACCGGTCTGCGGGTTCCTCAGGGCTCCAGCATGACTTTGAGCCCTGATGCCTTGTTCCTGTCTGACCCTGACAGCCCACACACTGCCTTGAGCTTCAGCGTGCTGCAGCCTCCTCAGTATGGTCTGCTGCTCCTGAAGGGACGGCCACTGCTCGCTGGCAGTAACTTCACCCAGCAGAATATTCAGGATCTGGATGttacatacaaacacactggAGGAGCTTCTCAGATCGATCGCTTCAGATTCACAGCCTCCGATAGCACCGAGAGAGGCTTCCTGCTGGATGGAAAAGTGCATACAGAGCCCATCTTCTTCACACTGCAA ATTGAAGCTCTTGACTGCGCCGCTCCGCAGATAGCAGTGCTGGAAACACTGTGGAAAGTGGAGCTCCTCAAAGATGGTCGTTATGGGATCTTCATTTCCTCCAGAGAGCTCAAGGCTCAGGATCTGAACTCAGCGGATGCCGATCTGATCTATCACATCCTCAGAGTGCCGTACTTTGGGTATCTGGAAAATTATACAAGTG GTGAGTTTGTGAGGCAGCGTTTCTCTCAGAAGGATCTGAACAGAAGGAATATTGTCTACATCATAAACTCTGCTCTGGATGCTTTAACTGACAGTCTGGAGTTCACTGTTTCTGATGCGCTGGGAAACACCGGAGCCTCTCACAA ACTGGAgttcagctgggccagtgtgcaGCTGACCAGGACTGAGTATGTAATATGTGAGAGTCAAGGGTCAGTCTCACTGACCATCCAGAGGAAGGGAAATGTGCAAGACTCATCTTATGTGACTGTACAG GTGAAAGAACTAACAGCATCTGCTGGAAAAGACTTTATACCGGCTTCATCTCTGATTCAGTTTGACCCAG GGGTTGTCAGTCGAGTATGGAAAGTAGAGATCGTTCAGGATTCTCTAGAGGAAGCTGATGAGAAATTTGAGGTTAATTTGGTCTCTCCTGTGGGTGCAGCGCTTAAAGACAACTCACAAGCCACCATCTTCATAAAGGACACAAATG GGCAGTGCAGAGAGAGCCGGTTCAGAGCAGACACTGGTCTTCAGGGCCGAGAGGTGGATTCGGGACCGTACCCTCCACACGGCTCCATCCAGGTGGAGACTCTACCCTTCTCTCAGAGCTACATCAGAGGAGACGGGGATATAATAGCTCAAGCTCCCACTGCTACAAAGAAAAGACTCCGAGTCACTGGGAACGGGAAAGTG GTTCAGCCCTCTGAAATCGTTCGTCACGGATCTGACATCATTTACAAA TATCACGGTATTGTATCGATGGCGGTCGAGGAGGACCGCGCAGACTCGGGGTCTGACCGAAAGACACAGGTGACCAGCTGGGGGCAGCAGCGCCCTCCTCACGCCAGGACCGTCCCGCACACGAACACCAGAGCTGCTGCACAGCCTGTTGTGACTCAG CCGTCCACCAAACCCTGCACCCCAGAGCTCACTGGCTTTCTGCATTATAACGACAGCTCGGCTCAGCTGCTCCGCTGTAACGGGGACTCCTGGAGGCCCTGGACCCCGAATAACGAG ACTGTGAAAGCACAGAAGTGTCCTCCAGGATGGACGTATCACAACGACTACTGTTACATACTGAGCGCCGAGCGCAAAGCCACGTGGAGCGCTGCGGCGCGGGCCTGCAGAGAGAG CTACGATGGACACCTGGTCAGTGTTTTGTCGAAAGGAGTCATGGGCTGGCTGTGGGACTTCAGTGACAGAAAACCCTTTTGGATCG GTCTGAATGATCGTGACAGCAAAGGCCGCTGGGAATGGGTGGGTGGAGAGCCTGTCACTTACACCAACTGGAGGCAGACCCCTCCTAAAAACAGGAAGAAGGGAACGAGGAGGTGCGTCCTGGTCTGGAGGAAGACCAAGTGGCAGATACGAGACTGTAAGAAAGGAAAGGGCCACCGCTACGTGTGTCACATTAAAATGTGA